A stretch of the Aspergillus puulaauensis MK2 DNA, chromosome 6, nearly complete sequence genome encodes the following:
- a CDS encoding uncharacterized protein (COG:S;~EggNog:ENOG410PNIE;~InterPro:IPR036236,IPR036864,IPR007219,IPR013087, IPR001138;~PFAM:PF04082;~go_function: GO:0000981 - DNA-binding transcription factor activity, RNA polymerase II-specific [Evidence IEA];~go_function: GO:0003677 - DNA binding [Evidence IEA];~go_function: GO:0008270 - zinc ion binding [Evidence IEA];~go_process: GO:0006351 - transcription, DNA-templated [Evidence IEA];~go_process: GO:0006355 - regulation of transcription, DNA-templated [Evidence IEA]), protein MKRNFTCSWHDCRRSFGKAEHLQRHERSHTGDARHECPVCQKRFTRRDVMTRHAALHGEASNPTRKARKVSCKSCVASKLRCDGQPGTTCRRCLHSDRSCSYRTGDCTTPIPLTLSQSNGFATPTTAIETDPALSLVPEGPAISPEPGSRGTSSTNIDISQPAFFSDYTPLAGNLSGIIPSHGPDESELLSFGQFYDLPIEPFESYLGWNHSDGGIDMIADLNGASPDTPPACWPHSLTNANSDEHRMARAVADVPSTRIIRDAQPADSPWPHVYRPSKDDERLNISKVNTCSGPQPSLQGAYLDHVDNSTRAAILSLITTAHQAHWPAVDVTAFPSTRTLSICINLYFRHFHETLPVLCRSTFQSVEHSPVLLLAMAAIGATYSKNGMAPIAVTLNELSRRAIIYLRESDRQVMFDTSVVQAWLLQSIFGLFCGSRMLYHHAEISRGGLVTAARRMHLLRPGFSFVRELERRGALASTEEVERARVKDEERCRLGWGIYLYDMQISALLNISPHFSINEIDMSLPWHEDDWEARSPRTHRDSAPSPSGSSDFCLVLKRLLSIGKLPQPLNPFGLSIIAHTLYRLCSDASSLDSLCPAQSLEKPSLYRLTFPANFRHNPQELLDQLAVCFHYLSYIPTPPLVSISALSHLGHLQFTWTGFLDKVKIAAGKSGTEESKLNARSWLSSRISDDVVGARSILVHAGRLNALLIRFTFENPSEALCTFYAALTFWAIVKFGTELNIPSSASKRTVVTWSDFDDVDEWIQSGGPISFQGLGNLAELSEAKILSTFSERLESMSWGISLHLRHVLTSLSKETV, encoded by the exons ATGAAGCGGAATTTCACATGCAGTTGGCATGACTGTCGCCGATCGTTTGGAAAGGCAGAGCATCTGCAGCGACACGAGCGCAGCC ATACTGGTGACGCTCGACATGAATGTCCAGTTTGTCAAAAACGTTTCACTCGAAG AGACGTAATGACAAGACATGCTGCTCTCCATGGAGAGGCTTCCAATCCAACCAGGAAAGCCCGGAAGGTGTCATG CAAATCATGTGTCGCTTCCAAACTTCGTTGTGACGGACAGCCTGGTACAACATGTCGAAGATGTCTGCATTCAGACAGGTCATGTTCTTATCGAACAGGGGACTGCACAACTCCTATTCCCCTAACATTGAGCCAGTCGAATGGGTTCGCGACACCTACGACCGCAATAGAGACTGACCCAGCCCTATCGTTGGTACCAGAGGGTCCTGCCATTAGCCCGGAACCCGGTAGCAGGGGCACGTCCAGTACAAACATCGATATTTCTcaaccagccttcttctcagaTTACACACCACTAGCAGGCAACCTGAGTGGGATTATTCCATCACATGGTCCTG ACGAGTCTGAATTACTCTCTTTTGGTCAATTCTACGATCTCCCGATAGAACCCTTTGAAAGCTATCTAGGATGGAACCATAGCGATGGGGGTATTGATATGATCGCGGATCTCAATGGGGCTTCTCCTGATACTCCGCCGGCGTGTTGGCCTCATTCCCTGACAAATGCGAACTCGGATGAGCATCGAATGGCGAGAGCAGTGGCTGATGTGCCGAGTACGCGGATAATACGAGACGCACAGCCGGCCGACAGCCCATGG CCACATGTCTACAGACCCAGCAAAGACGATGAGCGATTGAACATCTCCAAAGTAAACACCTGTTCAGGCCCTCAGCCAAGCTTGCAGGGGGCATACCTGGACCATGTGGATAATTCCACTCGTGCAGCAATACTGTCACTCATAACCACTGCTCATCAGGCGCATTGGCCAGCAGTTGACGTGACCGCTTTCCCGTCAACTCGCACGTTGTCAATTTGCATCAACCTCTACTTTCGGCATTTTCATGAAACACTGCCGGTTCTTTGCCGCTCGACGTTCCAATCAGTCGAACACAGTCCAGTTTTATTGTTAGCGATGGCAGCCATCGGGGCCACGTACTCCAAAAACGGGATGGCTCCAATTGCTGTGACCCTCAATGAGTTGTCCCGAAGAGCAATCATCTACCTGAGAGAAAGTGACCGGCAAGTCATGTTTGATACATCGGTCGTGCAGGCCTGGTTGCTCCAGTCTATCTTCGGACTGTTCTGTGGCTCTCGGATGCTCTATCATCACGCTGAAATCAGTCGTGGTGGATTGGTCACGGCCGCTCGACGAATGCACCTTCTTCGCCCGGGGTTTTCTTTTGTCAGAGAGCTGGAACGGCGCGGAGCCCTGGCATCTACTGAAGAAGTAGAGCGGGCACGTGTAAAGGACGAGGAACGTTGCCGATTGGGATGGGGTATATAC CTCTATGACATGCAGATATCTGCACTTTTGAATATATCGCCCCATTTTTCAATTAACGAAATTGACATGTCACTGCCCTGGCACGAAGATGATTGGGAAGCCCGTTCGCCCCGTACGCATCGTGACTCTGCACCATCACCGAGTGGTTCCTCGGATTTCTGCCTCGTTCTTAAGCGCCTGCTGTCCATTGGCAAGCTGCCGCAGCCACTGAACCCGTTTGGGCTTTCTATCATTGCGCACACGCTTTATAG GCTTTGCTCCGATGCCTCTTCCCTGGACTCACTTTGTCCGGCTCAATCCCTCGAGAAACCGTCACTCTATCGACTAACGTTCCCGGCAAACTTCAGGCA TAATCCCCAGGAATTACTCGATCAACTCGCTGTTTGCTTTCATTATCTGTCCTATATACCGACCCCTCCTCTTGTCAGTATTTCAGCTCTGTCTCACCTTGGCCATCTACAGTTTACGTGGACAGGGTTCTTAGACAAAGTCAAGATCGCCGCAGGTAAGTCAGGGACCGAGGAGAGCAAGCTTAATGCACGTTCGTGGCTTTCCTCAAGAATATCCGACGACGTGGTTGGCGCAAGATCTATTCTTGTGCACGCTGGGCGGCTAAATGCCCTCCTGATTCGATTCACATTCGA AAATCCAAGCGAAGCTCTCTGTACGTTTTATGCTGCGCTGACCTTTTGGGCCATTGTAAAATTCGGGACGGAGTTGAATATCCCGTCCTCTGCTTCTAAGAGGACAGTCGTGACAT
- a CDS encoding uncharacterized protein (COG:G;~EggNog:ENOG410PJKB;~InterPro:IPR020846,IPR011701,IPR036259;~PFAM:PF07690;~TransMembrane:7 (o12-32i82-100o120-140i147-165o171-192i204-225o237-257i);~go_function: GO:0022857 - transmembrane transporter activity [Evidence IEA];~go_process: GO:0055085 - transmembrane transport [Evidence IEA]) yields MQHRPPFPAWKWLFMIEGLMTVGFAIISIPVLPNFPATTKWLTPEEREYAVRRLEEESISSRAGDISHWQSFLSAIRDWRTWLFLAAQTFCTCAGTITYFVPTLMSSLNYTGENVQYMTIPIYMVAFVIVLICGFSSDYFNDRPKHIMAMGTMSTISLIIVATVSNPKARYTFLAFGASGIWCCSPLVLSYLSNTISRPAEKRAVAIGFVNAFANLSSVYGSYIWPSSTAPEYVPGFTVTIVLMFATAVAAFFLMVLTKKYPYENAEEGETGASSEATN; encoded by the exons ATGCAGCATCGCCCACCGTTTCCAGCTTGGAAATGGCTGTTCATGA TTGAGGGTCTGATGACAGTCGGGTTCGCCATAATTTCCAT ACCCGTGTTGCCTAACTTCCCAGCTACAACTAAGTGGCTCACTCCAGAAGAGCGAGAGTATGCCGTCAGGcgactggaggaggaaagcaTCTCAAGCCGCGCTGGCGATATCTCTCACTGGCAGAGTTTCCTCTCTGCTATTCGTGACTGGAG GACCTGGCTTTTTCTTGCCGCACAGACCTTTTGTACTTGCGCTGGTACCATCACATATTTTGTGCCGACATTGATGTCTTCCTTGAATTACACGGGCGAAAATGTCCAATAT ATGACGATCCCAATCT ATATGGTTGCCTTTGTGATCGTCCTCATTTGTGGCTTCTCCTCAGATTACTTCAATGACCGGCCGAAACacatcatggccatgggtACTATGTCCACTATATCGTTAATCATCGTGGCCACTGTCAGCAACCCCAAAGCGCGTTACACTTTCCTGGCATTCG GCGCTTCTGGCATATGGTGTTGCAGCCCGCTGGTCCTCAGCTACCTCTCGAATACTATCTCCCGGCCCGCTGAGAAGCGAGCTGTGGCCATTGGTTTTGTGAA TGCTTTTGCCAATCTCTCATCCGTGTACGGGTCTTACATCTGGCCTTCAAGCACGGCACCGGAGTACGTGCCTGGATTTACGGTAACTATTGTGCTGATGTTTGCTACCGCTGTGGCGGCGTTCTTCCTCATGGTTCTTACGAAGAAGTATCCGTATGAGAACGCCGAAGAAGGGGAAACGGGGGCAAGCAGCGAGGCTACGAACTAG